A region from the Thalassophryne amazonica chromosome 2, fThaAma1.1, whole genome shotgun sequence genome encodes:
- the LOC117502055 gene encoding putative gonadotropin-releasing hormone II receptor: MMNVSLCGPQSSGYDLNASCDWLDGLPNWTSVDSMLQLPTFSTAAKVRVIITFILCGTSMICNLAVLWAAVTHKHKSHVRVLIINLIAADLLVTFIVMPVDAAWNMTVQWLAGDLACRVLMFLKLQAMYSCAFVTVVISLDRQSAILNPLSISTACKRNRIMLMVAWTMSTLLSIPQMFIFHSVSITSPKNFTQCTTKGSFITHGQETAYNMFTFSCLFLLPLIIMIMCYSRIFIQISRQMTTQSLSSSEPCLRCSKNNIPKARMRTLKMSIIIVICFIVCWTPYYLLGLWYWFFPDDLEGKVSHSLTHILFIFGLFNTCLDPIIYGLFTTRLRKGLRSCAAMSRLESNKVLTGTFKCTVSAVPPSRDLTTVGQESNSGQAEPKSSDSVCLSTFSQGGKQASHVSAESSV; this comes from the exons ATGATGAACGTCTCCTTGTGTGGACCCCAGAGCTCAGGGTACGACCTCAATGCCAGCTGTGACTGGTTGGACGGCCTTCCTAATTGGACATCAGTGGACAGCATGCTGCAGCTCCCAACCTTCTCCACAGCGGCTAAAGTGCGAGTGATCATTACCTTCATCCTGTGTGGAACATCGATGATCTGTAATCTGGCTGTGCTGTGGGCCGCCGTCACCCACAAGCACAAATCTCATGTCCGAGTACTAATCATCAACTTGATTGCAGCCGATCTCTTGGTCACTTTCATCGTGATGCCTGTGGACGCTGCGTGGAACATGACGGTCCAGTGGTTGGCCGGTGACCTTGCTTGTAGAGTCCTGATGTTCCTCAAGCTGCAGGCGATGTACTCCTGTGCCTTTGTCACAGTGGTGATCAGTCTGGACAGACAGTCGGCCATCCTCAACCCTTTGTCCATCAGCACGGCCTGCAAGAGGAACAGGATCATGCTGATGGTGGCGTGGACGATGAGCACCTTGTTGTCAATCcctcag ATGTTCATATTCCACAGTGTgagcatcacctccccaaagAATTTTACCCAGTGCACCACTAAAGGGAGCTTCATCACTCATGGGCAGGAAACAGCCTACAATATGTTCACCTTCTCCTGCCTCTTCCTGCTGCCTCTGATCATAATGATCATGTGCTACAGCAGAATCTTCATCCAAATCTCCAGACAGATGACAACACAGAGCT TGTCCTCCAGCGAGCCGTGTTTACGATGCTCAAAGAACAACATCCCAAAAGCACGAATGAGAACCCTGAAAATGAGCATCATCATTGTGATCTGCTTCATTGTCTGCTGGACGCCGTACTATCTGCTGGGTTTGTGGTACTGGTTCTTCCCAGACGACCTGGAAGGAAAAGTGTCTCACTCCCTCACCCACATCCTGTTTATCTTTGGACTTTTCAATACCTGCCTGGACCCCATCATCTACGGCCTCTTCACAACGCGCCTAAGAAAGGGTCTGAGGAGCTGTGCAGCAATGTCACGTTTGGAATCAAACAAGGTCCTAACTGGGACTTTCAAATGTACTGTGTCTGCAGTGCCCCCGAGCAGAGACCTGACTACTGTTGGACAGGAGAGCAACAGTGGGCAGGCTGAGCCAAAGTCTTCTgacagtgtgtgtctgtctacGTTTAGCCAAGGAGGAAAGCAGGCGTCCCATGTCAGCGCTGAGAGCTCCGTATGA